Proteins encoded within one genomic window of Canis lupus familiaris isolate Mischka breed German Shepherd chromosome 12, alternate assembly UU_Cfam_GSD_1.0, whole genome shotgun sequence:
- the CUTA gene encoding protein CutA isoform X4, whose amino-acid sequence MPALLPVASRLLLLPRALLSMASGSPPSQPSPASSSGYVPGSVSAAFVTCPNEKVAKEIARAVVEKRLAACVNLIPQITSIYEWKGKIEEDNEVLMMIKTQSSLVPALTDFIRSVHPYEVAEVIALPVEQGNSPYLHWVRQVTESVSDSSTALP is encoded by the exons ATGCCGGCGCTGTTGCCTGTGGCCTCCCGCCTGCTTTTGCTACCCCGAGCTCTGCTGTCCATGGCTTCAGGAAGCCCCCCGTCCCAGCCTTCGCCGGCTTCAAGCTCCGGCTATGTTCCCGGCTCTGTCTCTGCAGCCTTTGTCACCTGCCCCAACGAGAAGGTCGCCAAGGAGATCGCCAG GGCTGTGGTGGAGAAGCGGCTGGCAGCCTGCGTTAACCTCATCCCTCAGATTACATCCAT CtatgagtggaaaggaaagattgAGGAAGACAATGAGGTGCTGATG ATGATTAAAACCCAAAGTTCCTTGGTTCCAGCTTTGACAGATTTCATTCG TTCTGTGCACCCTTATGAAGTGGCTGAAGTGATTGCATTGCCTGTGGAGCAGGGGAACTCCCCATACCTGCATTGGGTGCGCCAGGTTACAGAGTCAGTTTCAGACTCCAGCACAGCCCTACCGTGA
- the CUTA gene encoding protein CutA isoform X1 has translation MRGGRAPAILLGGGVSDRPRPFRSSKPRPPPSPKTLEAALLLSLLWMPALLPVASRLLLLPRALLSMASGSPPSQPSPASSSGYVPGSVSAAFVTCPNEKVAKEIARAVVEKRLAACVNLIPQITSIYEWKGKIEEDNEVLMMIKTQSSLVPALTDFIRSVHPYEVAEVIALPVEQGNSPYLHWVRQVTESVSDSSTALP, from the exons ATGAGGGGAGGGCGGGCTCCCGCAATCCTGCTCGGCGGAGGGGTGAGTGAccggccccgccccttccggTCCTCGAAGCCTCGACCACCGCCCTCACCCAAAACCCTAGAG GCCGCTCTGCTCCTGTCTCTCCTTTGGATGCCGGCGCTGTTGCCTGTGGCCTCCCGCCTGCTTTTGCTACCCCGAGCTCTGCTGTCCATGGCTTCAGGAAGCCCCCCGTCCCAGCCTTCGCCGGCTTCAAGCTCCGGCTATGTTCCCGGCTCTGTCTCTGCAGCCTTTGTCACCTGCCCCAACGAGAAGGTCGCCAAGGAGATCGCCAG GGCTGTGGTGGAGAAGCGGCTGGCAGCCTGCGTTAACCTCATCCCTCAGATTACATCCAT CtatgagtggaaaggaaagattgAGGAAGACAATGAGGTGCTGATG ATGATTAAAACCCAAAGTTCCTTGGTTCCAGCTTTGACAGATTTCATTCG TTCTGTGCACCCTTATGAAGTGGCTGAAGTGATTGCATTGCCTGTGGAGCAGGGGAACTCCCCATACCTGCATTGGGTGCGCCAGGTTACAGAGTCAGTTTCAGACTCCAGCACAGCCCTACCGTGA
- the CUTA gene encoding protein CutA isoform X3 encodes MRGGRAPAILLGGGAALLLSLLWMPALLPVASRLLLLPRALLSMASGSPPSQPSPASSSGYVPGSVSAAFVTCPNEKVAKEIARAVVEKRLAACVNLIPQITSIYEWKGKIEEDNEVLMMIKTQSSLVPALTDFIRSVHPYEVAEVIALPVEQGNSPYLHWVRQVTESVSDSSTALP; translated from the exons ATGAGGGGAGGGCGGGCTCCCGCAATCCTGCTCGGCGGAGGG GCCGCTCTGCTCCTGTCTCTCCTTTGGATGCCGGCGCTGTTGCCTGTGGCCTCCCGCCTGCTTTTGCTACCCCGAGCTCTGCTGTCCATGGCTTCAGGAAGCCCCCCGTCCCAGCCTTCGCCGGCTTCAAGCTCCGGCTATGTTCCCGGCTCTGTCTCTGCAGCCTTTGTCACCTGCCCCAACGAGAAGGTCGCCAAGGAGATCGCCAG GGCTGTGGTGGAGAAGCGGCTGGCAGCCTGCGTTAACCTCATCCCTCAGATTACATCCAT CtatgagtggaaaggaaagattgAGGAAGACAATGAGGTGCTGATG ATGATTAAAACCCAAAGTTCCTTGGTTCCAGCTTTGACAGATTTCATTCG TTCTGTGCACCCTTATGAAGTGGCTGAAGTGATTGCATTGCCTGTGGAGCAGGGGAACTCCCCATACCTGCATTGGGTGCGCCAGGTTACAGAGTCAGTTTCAGACTCCAGCACAGCCCTACCGTGA
- the CUTA gene encoding protein CutA isoform X2: MRGGRAPAILLGGGVSDRPRPFRSSKPRPPPSPKTLEAALLLSLLWMPALLPVASRLLLLPRALLSMASGSPPSQPSPASSSGYVPGSVSAAFVTCPNEKVAKEIASYEWKGKIEEDNEVLMMIKTQSSLVPALTDFIRSVHPYEVAEVIALPVEQGNSPYLHWVRQVTESVSDSSTALP; the protein is encoded by the exons ATGAGGGGAGGGCGGGCTCCCGCAATCCTGCTCGGCGGAGGGGTGAGTGAccggccccgccccttccggTCCTCGAAGCCTCGACCACCGCCCTCACCCAAAACCCTAGAG GCCGCTCTGCTCCTGTCTCTCCTTTGGATGCCGGCGCTGTTGCCTGTGGCCTCCCGCCTGCTTTTGCTACCCCGAGCTCTGCTGTCCATGGCTTCAGGAAGCCCCCCGTCCCAGCCTTCGCCGGCTTCAAGCTCCGGCTATGTTCCCGGCTCTGTCTCTGCAGCCTTTGTCACCTGCCCCAACGAGAAGGTCGCCAAGGAGATCGCCAG CtatgagtggaaaggaaagattgAGGAAGACAATGAGGTGCTGATG ATGATTAAAACCCAAAGTTCCTTGGTTCCAGCTTTGACAGATTTCATTCG TTCTGTGCACCCTTATGAAGTGGCTGAAGTGATTGCATTGCCTGTGGAGCAGGGGAACTCCCCATACCTGCATTGGGTGCGCCAGGTTACAGAGTCAGTTTCAGACTCCAGCACAGCCCTACCGTGA